The Gemmatimonadales bacterium genomic sequence ACCCGAACGCCTCACCTCTCACCTCTCACCAACGCTAGAACTCCGGCTCCCCCTCGGCCGCTTCTTCCTCTTCGTCCTTGGGGCGGACCAGGATCAGGATGGCTGCCTGCGGAACCACCAGGTACTTCCGGCTCTCGAAGGTGATCTCGACCGCCGCCTTGCGGAAGAACAGGGCGTAGTCGCCGGCCCGTGGCTGCATCGGGACGTACCGCGCGCCCTCGCGCGCATGGATCTTCCACGGCTCGTCGTCGAGGTTCGCCGGCTCGGCCAGGGGCGTGCCCGGGCCGGTGGCGATGATGCGGCCGCCCTGCACCGCGAGCGCGTCGATGGCCGTCTGGGGAAGGTAGAGGCCCACCCGGGTGCGCTCCTCCCCCTCCTCGGGCGTGACCAGGACGCGGTCTCCGACGACGATGAGGCGCTTGGGGGTCGGGTCCATCGCTGCGCCCTCCGGTCAGGCGTAGGTGACGGCGAACATCTCGTGGAGATCCACCGACAGCAGGCCGGCACGGACCATCGGCTGGTCCTCCACCAGCTGCTGCGCCTCCTTCAGCGACTGCACGTCGTAGACGACCAGGCCGGCCGAGTGGTCGGCCAGCGGGCCGGAGAGGAAGATCTCGCCGCTGCGCTGCCGGGCGGCCAGGTACTGCTTCTCGCGCTCCATCAGCACGTCGTCGCAGCGGGAGGCGAAGATCTCGGGGGCGACGCAGACCTTCACCCAGCCCATGATCATCTTGCGCTCGGTGGACATTCTCCGCCTAGCTTATTGGCCACCTTGCGTGACGCGCAAGGCATCGAGAAATATTCGGGGCGGCCGCCAGCGCCGCGCCGCCCGCGAGACCCGAGGTCGAGATGACGAGCGCATGACGGCCATCGCCGAGTTCCTCCCCCGCATCAGGCTCCCGTACGTGGCGTCCACGATCGGCCGGAAGGTGGTGATGGCCGTCTCCGGCCTCGTGCTGTTCGGGTTCGTGCTCGGCCATTTCGTCGGCAACCTCACGCTGTACCTCGGTCCCGAGGCGATCAACGGGTACAGCCGGTTCCTGCACGGCTTCCTCCACGGCGGCGGGCTGTGGGTCGCGCGCGCGGTGCTGCTGGCCTGCGCGGTGCTGCACGTGTGGTCGGCGACCTCGCTCACCCTGGACAGCTGGGCCGCCCGGCCGGAGGCCTACCGGCGCTGGAAGGCCAAGGACTCGACCTACGCGTCGCGCACCATGCGCTGGGGCGGCGTGATCCTGTTCGCGTTCATCGTCTTCCACATCCTCCACCTGACCCTGGGCCGCCTCCACCCCGACTATCGGCCGGGCGACGTGTACCACAACGTGGTCGCCGGCTTCCAGGTGTGGCCGGTGGCGCTGTTCTACGTCGTCGCGATGGTGCTGCTCGCCCTCCACCTCGACCATGGCGTGTGGAGCCTGTGCCAGACGCTCGGCCTCAGCCACCCGCGCTACAAGCGCTGGGCGCGGCAGGCGGCGCGGGCCTTCGCGGTGCTGATCCTGGTGGGCAACTGCTCCTTCCCCGTCGCCGTGCTGGCCGGGTGGGTCCGATGAACCTCGACGCCCGGATTCCCGCGGGGCCGCTGCAGCAGAAGTGGTCGCGGCACCGCTTCGAGCTGAAGCTCGTGAACCCCGCCAACAAGCGGAAGTACTCGGTGATCATGGTGGGCTCGGGGCTGGCGGGGGCCGGCGGCGCCGCGGCGCTGGCCGAGCTGGGCTACCAGGTCAAGTGCTTCTGCTACCAGGACAGCCCGCGCCGCGCCCACTCGATCGCGGCGCAGGGCGGGATCAACGCGGCCAAGAACTACCCCAACGACGGGGACAGCGTCTTCCGCCTGTTCTACGACACCGTCAAGGGCGGCGACTTCCGCGCCCGCGAGGCCAACGTGTACCGGCTGGCCGAGGTGTCGGTGAACATCATCGACCAGTGCGTGGCCCTCGGCGTGCCGTTCGCCCGCGAATACGGCGGGCTGCTCGACAACCGCTCGTTCGGCGGCGCGCAGGTCTCGCGCACCTTCTACGCGCGGGGCCAGACGGGACAACAGCTGCTGCTCGGCGCCTACCAGGCGCTGGAGCGCCAGATCGGGCGGGGGCAGGTGCGGATGTATCCGCGCCACGAGATGCTGGAGCTGGTCGTGGTGGACGGCCGCGCCCGCGGAATCGTGGCGCGCGACCTGGTCACCGGCGAGCTCGAGGCGCACCTGGCGGACGCCGTGTGTCTCGCCACCGGCGGGTACGGAAACGTGTTCTACCTCTCGACCAACGCCAAGGGGTGCAACACCACCGCGATCTGGCGCGCGTACCGGCGCGGCGCCGGGTTCGCCAACCCGTGCTTCACCCAGATCCACCCGACCTGCATTCCGGTCACCGGCGAGCACCAGTCGAAGCTCACGCTGATGAGCGAATCGCTCCGCAACGACGGCCGCATCTGGGTGCCGCAGCAGAAGGGCGACGCGCGGCCGCCGGGACGGATCCCGGAGGACGAGCGCGACTACTACCTCGAGCGCAAGTATCCGAGCTACGGCAACCTGGCGCCGCGCGACATCTCCTCCCGCGCCGCCAAGCAGGTGTGCGACGAGGGGCGCGGCGTCGGCCCCGGCGGCCAGGGCGTGTACCTCGATTTCTCCGAGGCCATCGGCCGGCTCGGCGAGGACGCGATCCGCGAGAAGTACGGCAACCTGTTCGAGATGTACGAGCGCATCACGGCCGAGGACCCGTACAAGGTGCCGATGCGCATCTACCCCGCTTCCCACTACACCATGGGCGGCCTGTGGGTGGACTACAACCTGATGAGCACGATTCCGGGGCTGTTCGTCCTCGGCGAGGCGAACTTCTCCGACCACGGCGCCAACCGGCTGGGCGCGAGCGCCCTGATGCAGGGGCTCGCCGACGGCTACTTCATCATCCCCTACACCCTCGGCGACTACCTCGCGCGCACCCCGCGGGTGGCCGTGCCGGCCGATCATCCGGCCGTGACGGCCGCGGTGGCGACGGTGCGGGAGCGGACCGCGCGGCTGCTGGCCGTGCCCGGCAAGCGGACGCCGTCCTCGTTCTACCGCGAGTTGGGCCGGATCCTGTGGGAGGACTGCGGGATGGCCCGCAACCGGGCGGGTCTGGAGCGCGCCCTGGCGCGCGTGCCGGCGCTGCGGGAGGAGTTCTGGCGCAACGTCACGGTGACGGGCGAGGCGGGCGAGCTGAACCAGTCGCTGGAGCTGGCGGGGCGGGTGGCCGACTTCCTCGAGCTGGGCGAGCTGATGTGCCGCGACGCCCTGGCGCGGGAGGAGTCGTGCGGGTGCCATTTCCGTGAGGAGTACCAAACGGAGGACGGCGAGGCGAAGCGCAACGACGAGCGGTTCTGCCACGTGGCGGTATGGGAGCACCAGGGCGACGACCGGGCCCCGGTGATGCACCAGGAGCCACTCGACTACGAGACCGTCCACCTCGCCACGCGGAGCTACAAGTGATGCGCCTGGTGCTGCACGTGTGGCGGCAGCGGGGCCCGCGCGAGGCCGGCCGGTTCGTCACCTACGAGGCGGCGGACGTCAGCCCGGACATGTCGTTCCTCGAGATGCTGGACGTGGTCAACGAGGGCCTGATCCTGCGGGGAGAGGCGCCGATCGCGTTCGACCACGACTGCCGCGAGGGGATCTGCGGGGCCTGCGGCATGGTCATCAACGGCCGCCCCCACGGGCCGCGGGAGCGGACCACCACCTGCCAGCTCCACATGCGGAGCTTCAAGGACGGCGACGAGCTGTGGATCGAGCCGTGGCGGGCGCGGGCGTTCCCGGTGATGCGGGACCTGGTCGTGGACCGCGGCGCCCTGGACCGGATCGTCGCGGCCGGGGGGTTCATCTCGGCGCCGATCGGCAGCGCGCCGGATGCCAACGCCATCCCGATCCGCAAGGACAGCGCGGACCTGGCGATGGACGCGGCGCAGTGCATCGGCTGTGGCGCCTGCGTGGCCGCGTGCCCGAACGCGTCCGCGATGCTGTTCACGGCGGCCAAGGTCTCCCACCTCGCGCTGCTGCCGCAGGGCCAGCCGGAGCGGCACGAGCGCGCGCTGGCGATGGTCTCGCGGATGGACCTCGAGGGGTTCGGCAGCTGCACCAACCACGGGGAGTGCGAGGCGGCGTGCCCGAAGGGGATCAGCGTGCTGTTCATCGCGAGGATGAACCGCGATTACATGGCGGCCAGGATCGACGAGGGGCGCCGGACGGCAAGAGCCGGGGAGAGTGGCAGTGGATAGGTCGGTTGCCAGACGGCAAGAGAGCAGTGGTTACCAGACAGGAGTCATGAGGGGCCATTCCAGTTGTCAGTACTTGCAGCTGGGCTGGCCCCTGATGGCTTGCGGCTGGTAACCACTTCCTCCTTGCCGTCCGGCAACCGACCCGCCCACCGACTGACTGATCGCTACAATCTGACCAGCGCGATCGACTCCCGCACCGACTCCGCCGACTTTCCGAGCGCCACCCGCTCCTTGGGCGTCAGCTCCACCTCGACGATCTGCTCCAGGCCGCGAGCACCGAGCTTGCACGGCACGCCGAGGTAGATCCCGCGGTGGCCGTACTCGCCCTCGAGCCACGCCGCGCACGGGAGGATCCGCTTCTTGTCCAGCGCGATCGCCTCCACCATCTGGGCGGCCGCGGCCGAGGGCGCGTAGTAGGCGGAGCCGGTCTTGAGGAACGCGACGATTTCGGCCCCGCCGTTCTTGGTGCGCTCGACCAGCTTCTCGATGACGTCGGGGCGCAGCAGCTGCCCGAGCGGGATGCCCGAGACCGTGGTGTAGCTCACCAGCGGGACCATGGTGTCGCCGTGGCCCCCGAGCACCATGGCCTGGATGTCCTCGACGCTGACGTCGAGGGCTTCCGCGATGAACGCGCGGTAGCGGGCCGTGTCGAGCACGCCCGCCATCCCGATCACCCGCTCGCGCGGCGCGCCGAGGGTCTCCTTCATCACGTAGCACATCGTGTCGAGCGGGTTGGACACCACGATCACGATCGCGCGGGGCGCGTGCTTCCGGATCTCCAGGCCGACCGCCTTGACGATGTCCACGTTGGTCCGCAGCAGGTCCTCGCGGCTCATGCCGGGTCGCCGCGCGATGCCGGCCGTCACCACGAACAGCTCGGAGCCCTCGGTGGCCCCGTAGTCGTTCGAGCCGACGATGCGGGTGTCGAACCGCTCGATGGGCGCCGATTCCCACTGGTCGAGCCCCTTGCCCTGGGGAGTGCCCTCGATGACGTCCACCATCACGATCTCGCGCGCCAGCCGCTTCTCGGCCAGGCGCTGCGCGGTGGTCGCCCCGACGTTCCCGGCCCCGACCACGGTGATCTTGTTCACAGCTCGGCCCCCGCCCGCTCCCCGCGGTGTGGTGTGGTGGATGTCGCGCCCGCCCGCAATCCCTTCAGCACGTCGTACAGCACGATGCCGACCGCCGTCGCGAGGTTGAGGCTCCGGACCGGCCCCGTCATCGGGATGCGGAACACCCGCTCCGGATGCTTGTCCCGGATGCGCTGCGGCAGACCCACGGTCTCGTTGCCGAAGACGAGACAGGCGCCGTCGGGAATCGCGGCCTCCCACAAGGACTGCTCCCCGTGCGCCGAGAAGTACCAGCACCGCTCCCGCGCGATGGCTTCGCGGAAATGACGCCACGTCGGATGGACCCAGGCGTCCACGGCGTCCCAGTAGTCGAGGCCCGCCCGGCGCAGCTCGGCGTCGTCCAGCGCGAACCCCAGCGGCTCGATGAGGTGCAGCGACGTCTCGGTCGCCGCGCACAGCCGCGCGATGTTCCCCGTGTTGGGCGGGATCTGCGGCTCGATGAGCGCGACGTGCAGCGCCAGGGCTAGCCTCCCCCCGGCCGGCCTTCCACCCAGCGCGCCGCGCCGGTGGCCAGCCGCTCCTTCTTCCAGATCGGCGCGCGCCGCTTGGTCTCCTCGATGAGGAACCGCGACGCCGCGTACGCCTCGGCGCGGTGCGGCGCGGCCGCCGCGATCACCACGCTCGCCTCGCCGAGCGGCACCCGCCCGGTGCGATGCTGCAGCGCGATCCGCACCCCCGGCCACTGCGCCCGCGCCTCGTCCACGATCCGCCCGAGCTCGGCGTCGGCCATCTCCTCGTACGCCGAGTACTCGATCGCCTCGACGTCCCCGTCCGCCTCCGACCGCCGCACCGTGCCGACGAAGACCACCGTGCCGCCCGACCCGGCCGACGCGACGTCGGCCACCAGCCGGGCCACGTCGATGGGCCGGTCGGTCAGCCACCCGCTCATGGCCCACATAGTTACGCGCCGCTCGGGCGCCGGGCAAGCCTCGCGCGCCGCGGCGAAACTACCCGCCCGCGACCGGAGGAATGACCGCCACCTCGTCGCCGTCCCGCAGCACGACGTCGGCCTTCGCGTAGCGCTGGTTCACGGCCACCGCCGGGCTGGGCGCGAGCCGTCCGGCCCACGGCTGGCTCCGGACGACGGCGAGCGCGTCGGCGGCGACGGCTCCGGCCGGCAGGACCACCTCGATCGCGTCGCGGCCCGCGGCCTCGGCGTACGACGCGAACAGCCGGATCCGCACCCGGATTCCGTCCGGACCCTGCCCCCGCCCGCTCGCGCCGCTCACGGCTGCGGCCCCGCGATGCCATCGAGGATCGCCCGCGCCTCGGCGCTGGGCCGCGGGTCGGGCCGCAGGGTGATCGTCCGCACGGTGCGGACCTGCACCGCGCCGGAGCGCACCACCTGCCGCCCCTGATGGCGGTACACCACCTGGACCACGCGCCCGGCCGCGTCCGCGTAGCGGGACTGGAAGACGATCGGCCACGCCGCGCCGCTGGTGGCCACGTCGCCCACCCGGAGCAGCACGTCGCCCGGCTCGATCCCCGCCGCGTCGGCGAGCGACCCGGGCACGACCTCGCTCACCACCACGCCGCCCTGCGCGGTCCCCTCGCTGCCGACCCCGACCACCGGCGTCCGCTCCTCGCGGCGCGCGACGGCGATGCCGCCCCGCGGCAGCAGGCTGTCGTAGGGCAGCGGCTCCCTGCCCCGGACGTACCGCCGGTAGAACTCGTCCACGCCCGGGTCCCACGGCCGGATCAGGTCGAGCAGGCCGCGGGTCGTGAAGCCGCGCTGGCGACCCCAGGAGTCCGCCAGCAGCTGCCGCATCACGTCGTCCAGCGAATGGCGGCCCCGGGTCGCTGCGCGGATGCGGATGTCCAGCATCAGCCCGAGCAGCGCCCCC encodes the following:
- a CDS encoding succinate dehydrogenase cytochrome b subunit, which codes for MTAIAEFLPRIRLPYVASTIGRKVVMAVSGLVLFGFVLGHFVGNLTLYLGPEAINGYSRFLHGFLHGGGLWVARAVLLACAVLHVWSATSLTLDSWAARPEAYRRWKAKDSTYASRTMRWGGVILFAFIVFHILHLTLGRLHPDYRPGDVYHNVVAGFQVWPVALFYVVAMVLLALHLDHGVWSLCQTLGLSHPRYKRWARQAARAFAVLILVGNCSFPVAVLAGWVR
- a CDS encoding succinate dehydrogenase/fumarate reductase iron-sulfur subunit; translated protein: MRLVLHVWRQRGPREAGRFVTYEAADVSPDMSFLEMLDVVNEGLILRGEAPIAFDHDCREGICGACGMVINGRPHGPRERTTTCQLHMRSFKDGDELWIEPWRARAFPVMRDLVVDRGALDRIVAAGGFISAPIGSAPDANAIPIRKDSADLAMDAAQCIGCGACVAACPNASAMLFTAAKVSHLALLPQGQPERHERALAMVSRMDLEGFGSCTNHGECEAACPKGISVLFIARMNRDYMAARIDEGRRTARAGESGSG
- the mdh gene encoding malate dehydrogenase — translated: MNKITVVGAGNVGATTAQRLAEKRLAREIVMVDVIEGTPQGKGLDQWESAPIERFDTRIVGSNDYGATEGSELFVVTAGIARRPGMSREDLLRTNVDIVKAVGLEIRKHAPRAIVIVVSNPLDTMCYVMKETLGAPRERVIGMAGVLDTARYRAFIAEALDVSVEDIQAMVLGGHGDTMVPLVSYTTVSGIPLGQLLRPDVIEKLVERTKNGGAEIVAFLKTGSAYYAPSAAAAQMVEAIALDKKRILPCAAWLEGEYGHRGIYLGVPCKLGARGLEQIVEVELTPKERVALGKSAESVRESIALVRL
- a CDS encoding molybdenum cofactor biosynthesis protein MoaE — encoded protein: MSGWLTDRPIDVARLVADVASAGSGGTVVFVGTVRRSEADGDVEAIEYSAYEEMADAELGRIVDEARAQWPGVRIALQHRTGRVPLGEASVVIAAAAPHRAEAYAASRFLIEETKRRAPIWKKERLATGAARWVEGRPGGG
- a CDS encoding tRNA (cytidine(34)-2'-O)-methyltransferase gives rise to the protein MEEGAAGHRRGALGGRPAGGRLALALHVALIEPQIPPNTGNIARLCAATETSLHLIEPLGFALDDAELRRAGLDYWDAVDAWVHPTWRHFREAIARERCWYFSAHGEQSLWEAAIPDGACLVFGNETVGLPQRIRDKHPERVFRIPMTGPVRSLNLATAVGIVLYDVLKGLRAGATSTTPHRGERAGAEL
- a CDS encoding YciI family protein, which codes for MSTERKMIMGWVKVCVAPEIFASRCDDVLMEREKQYLAARQRSGEIFLSGPLADHSAGLVVYDVQSLKEAQQLVEDQPMVRAGLLSVDLHEMFAVTYA
- a CDS encoding MoaD/ThiS family protein, with protein sequence MSGASGRGQGPDGIRVRIRLFASYAEAAGRDAIEVVLPAGAVAADALAVVRSQPWAGRLAPSPAVAVNQRYAKADVVLRDGDEVAVIPPVAGG
- a CDS encoding fumarate reductase/succinate dehydrogenase flavoprotein subunit, which produces MNLDARIPAGPLQQKWSRHRFELKLVNPANKRKYSVIMVGSGLAGAGGAAALAELGYQVKCFCYQDSPRRAHSIAAQGGINAAKNYPNDGDSVFRLFYDTVKGGDFRAREANVYRLAEVSVNIIDQCVALGVPFAREYGGLLDNRSFGGAQVSRTFYARGQTGQQLLLGAYQALERQIGRGQVRMYPRHEMLELVVVDGRARGIVARDLVTGELEAHLADAVCLATGGYGNVFYLSTNAKGCNTTAIWRAYRRGAGFANPCFTQIHPTCIPVTGEHQSKLTLMSESLRNDGRIWVPQQKGDARPPGRIPEDERDYYLERKYPSYGNLAPRDISSRAAKQVCDEGRGVGPGGQGVYLDFSEAIGRLGEDAIREKYGNLFEMYERITAEDPYKVPMRIYPASHYTMGGLWVDYNLMSTIPGLFVLGEANFSDHGANRLGASALMQGLADGYFIIPYTLGDYLARTPRVAVPADHPAVTAAVATVRERTARLLAVPGKRTPSSFYRELGRILWEDCGMARNRAGLERALARVPALREEFWRNVTVTGEAGELNQSLELAGRVADFLELGELMCRDALAREESCGCHFREEYQTEDGEAKRNDERFCHVAVWEHQGDDRAPVMHQEPLDYETVHLATRSYK
- a CDS encoding co-chaperone GroES family protein — encoded protein: MDPTPKRLIVVGDRVLVTPEEGEERTRVGLYLPQTAIDALAVQGGRIIATGPGTPLAEPANLDDEPWKIHAREGARYVPMQPRAGDYALFFRKAAVEITFESRKYLVVPQAAILILVRPKDEEEEAAEGEPEF